A genomic stretch from Leptotrichia sp. HSP-536 includes:
- a CDS encoding MalY/PatB family protein, with the protein MKYNFDEIIDRKNNHSVKYKELMKKFGVDDVIPLWIADMDFKTAQPVIDALEKKVQHGIFGYVYRPDEYFESFINWQKKRFGWEPKKELLSFSIGIVPSLGALVQLFSEKGDKILIQTPVYSEFYDINEDNERIVIENRFIEKNGEYSLDLEDLENKLKENPKLFIFCNPHNPLGHVWTHEELEAIGNLCRKYNVPVISDEIHADLTLWDNNHIPMASISEEIRQNTITCTSTGKAFNLAGLQSATIVFNNLEVKEKFDKFWKDLEVHRNNPFNLVATIAAYSDEGEEYLNQLKEYLQNNILFLNDFFKEYIPEITPNIPQATYLVWLDCRKLCEKFRFNQKKLEEFMLTKAKLGLNEGRVYQKGLEGFMRLNAACPRAVLEKALNQLKDAILNEKSK; encoded by the coding sequence ATGAAATACAATTTTGATGAAATTATCGACAGAAAAAATAATCATTCTGTGAAATATAAAGAACTTATGAAAAAATTTGGAGTAGACGATGTCATTCCGCTCTGGATTGCTGATATGGATTTTAAAACGGCTCAGCCAGTAATTGATGCTCTTGAGAAAAAAGTTCAGCATGGAATTTTTGGTTATGTTTACCGTCCTGATGAATATTTTGAGTCATTTATAAATTGGCAAAAGAAACGATTTGGGTGGGAGCCGAAAAAAGAGCTGCTAAGTTTTAGTATAGGAATTGTACCTAGCCTTGGAGCGTTAGTACAGCTATTTTCTGAAAAAGGTGATAAAATATTGATTCAGACACCTGTTTACTCTGAATTTTATGATATTAATGAAGATAATGAGAGAATTGTTATTGAAAATAGGTTTATTGAAAAAAATGGAGAATATTCACTTGATTTGGAAGATTTGGAAAATAAATTAAAAGAAAATCCTAAATTATTCATTTTCTGTAATCCACATAATCCTCTAGGACATGTGTGGACTCACGAAGAGCTAGAAGCAATTGGGAACTTGTGCAGAAAATACAATGTTCCAGTAATATCAGATGAAATTCACGCAGATTTGACATTGTGGGACAATAATCACATTCCAATGGCAAGTATTTCTGAAGAAATTCGTCAAAATACCATAACTTGCACATCAACTGGAAAAGCCTTCAATCTTGCTGGACTTCAAAGCGCAACAATTGTTTTTAACAATCTGGAAGTAAAGGAAAAATTTGATAAATTCTGGAAGGATCTGGAAGTTCACAGAAACAATCCATTTAATTTGGTTGCCACAATTGCGGCATATTCTGATGAGGGGGAAGAATATTTGAATCAGTTAAAAGAATATTTGCAAAATAATATTTTATTCTTAAATGATTTTTTTAAGGAATATATTCCTGAAATTACGCCAAATATTCCACAAGCGACGTATTTAGTATGGCTGGATTGCCGAAAATTATGTGAAAAATTCAGATTTAACCAGAAGAAGCTAGAAGAATTTATGCTAACAAAAGCAAAATTAGGACTGAATGAAGGGCGAGTTTATCAGAAGGGATTAGAAGGATTTATGAGATTGAATGCTGCTTGTCCAAGAGCGGTTTTGGAAAAGGCATTGAATCAATTAAAAGATGCGATTTTAAATGAAAAATCTAAATAA
- the msrA gene encoding peptide-methionine (S)-S-oxide reductase MsrA, whose translation MENIKEIYLAGGCFWGVEKFFKMAPGVIETTVGYANGQTLDTNYQILKMTDHAETVHIKYDSSVISLDKLLTYYFSIIDPTSADRQGLDIGRQYRTGIYYIDESDLNIIKSKVENEQTKYSKDIQVEIKPLKHYILAEDYHQDYLEKNPTGYCHIDLDSAKKIFYTK comes from the coding sequence ATGGAGAATATTAAAGAAATTTATTTAGCTGGAGGATGTTTCTGGGGAGTAGAAAAATTTTTTAAAATGGCTCCAGGTGTCATTGAAACTACTGTTGGGTATGCAAACGGACAAACTTTGGATACCAATTACCAAATTTTAAAAATGACGGATCATGCAGAAACAGTGCATATAAAATACGACAGCAGCGTTATTTCTTTAGATAAACTTCTTACTTATTATTTTTCAATAATTGATCCTACAAGTGCCGATAGGCAAGGACTTGACATAGGTCGTCAATATCGTACTGGAATTTATTATATAGACGAAAGCGATTTAAATATAATAAAATCAAAAGTAGAAAATGAACAAACTAAATATTCTAAAGATATTCAAGTCGAAATTAAACCGTTAAAACATTATATTTTAGCCGAAGACTATCATCAAGATTATTTAGAAAAAAATCCTACTGGTTATTGTCATATTGATTTAGATAGTGCTAAAAAAATTTTTTATACAAAATAG